In Sphingomonas psychrotolerans, the following proteins share a genomic window:
- a CDS encoding ATP12 family chaperone protein codes for MRRFWKDVTVEPGNGIALDTRPVRTPGRATLTVPTRALAEAIAEEWRAVGDTLDPRAMPLTGLANAAIDHVAPDPAAFAAGLAAYGESDLLYYRAEEPAALVDRQAAAWDPLLDWARGRYDVHFEPTAGVMHHAQPEATVARLGEAVAALDAFRLAALSPVVTISGSLVAALALIEDAATPEAVWQAAHIDEDWQAERWGEDTLAVQAREARRVDFDAGVRFLGLL; via the coding sequence GTGAGACGTTTCTGGAAAGACGTGACGGTCGAGCCGGGCAACGGCATCGCGCTCGACACCCGGCCGGTGCGCACGCCCGGCCGCGCCACGCTGACCGTGCCGACGCGCGCACTCGCCGAAGCGATCGCCGAGGAATGGCGCGCGGTGGGCGACACGCTCGATCCGCGCGCGATGCCGCTGACCGGGCTCGCCAACGCCGCGATCGACCATGTGGCGCCCGACCCCGCCGCTTTCGCCGCCGGGCTGGCCGCTTACGGCGAGAGCGACTTGCTCTATTACCGTGCCGAGGAGCCGGCCGCCCTGGTCGACCGCCAGGCCGCCGCCTGGGACCCTTTGCTCGACTGGGCGCGCGGGCGCTACGACGTGCATTTCGAGCCGACCGCCGGGGTGATGCATCATGCCCAGCCCGAGGCGACGGTCGCGCGGCTGGGCGAAGCCGTCGCGGCGCTCGACGCGTTCCGGCTCGCGGCATTGTCGCCGGTGGTGACGATCAGCGGCTCGCTGGTCGCCGCGCTGGCCCTGATCGAGGATGCGGCCACCCCCGAAGCGGTGTGGCAGGCCGCGCATATCGACGAGGATTGGCAGGCCGAACGCTGGGGCGAGGACACGCTGGCGGTCCAGGCGCGCGAGGCGCGGCGGGTGGATTTCGACGCGGGGGTACGGTTCCTGGGGCTGCTCTAA